The DNA segment AACAAGACAATTTGTTCCTGAAGCAACATATAAATTATTGTGATTCTATTAATCTGATTATTGAAAAACTTTGGGATGCGCAGGATAACAGTGGCGTTCAGACGTGTGAGTTCTGCCAGTTTATGGCGAAGATGAATCGGGCTGATAAACACACGCTCAATGCGATTGTTTGTCTGGATACCTATGCTGACGCTTCGCAATATCTGGGGTTGAGCCAGAAGTCGATATACTCAAGGTTGTACAGTATTCTTGAACGTATAAACGTAAGGGATAAGCGGTTATTTTTTCGCTGGTATAAATATATGCTGATTCATTCAACAACATTCCGGCCCCGAGGCCTGAATATTGTTCTTTCCGCGGCGGATTTTCCACCAGGTTCAGAAATGAATGAAACGATCAACGGACACTGAAACGTAACAGGGAAGGGAATCCTTACGGATTCCCTTTTTGCGGGTAATGTGCTGGTCTTTTAACGGTAAAGTGCGGCTTTGCCGATAGATGAGAATAAATTCATCTTGTGAACCACGATAGCTTTCGCAGATTCCATTGGCTTGATAAATAAGGCATTAGGTTCGTGACTGCCTGACTTCAGCTCGTCTTCCAGGGCAACGAAGAAGGCTTTCTTCATGTCGCTGGAAATGTTGATTTTGCCGACACCGTATTGGATGGATTCTGCGACTTCCTCATCTTTATTTCCCGACCCCCCGTGGAGAACCAGCGGGATGCTTAAGCGTTGTTTAATGGCTTTCAGCCGTTCGATATCCAGTTTTGGTTGTTTTCCTGCCGGATATAAACCGTGTGATGTGCCAATCGCCACCGCCAGCGTATCGACCCCCGTCTCGTTAACAAATTGCTCGGCTTGTTGGGGATCGGTATACAGTATTTCAGCATGGCCTCCCTCGCCGCTGCCCTGTGCCACACCGATAGTCCCCAGTTCGGCTTCGACGGAAATACCCGCAGCGTGCGCCACTTCGGTCACACGACGGGTGATGGCGATATTTTCCTCCAGCGGGAGGGCCGACGCGTCGATCATCACCGAGGTATAGCCGGTCCGTATCGCCCGCATAATCTGCTCAAGGGTCTGTCCATGATCAAGGTGAATGACCACCGGCACCATTGCTTTAATGGCCAGTTCCTGAAGATAGTAAATAAATTCATCACCGGTGAAATCATGTTCGTCCGGATGCACTTCAAGAATAACCGGAGAGCGCAGTTTTTCTGCAACGTCGATAACCACTCTGGCGAATTCAGCTGAAGCGATATTAAAAGCCCCGACACCGAATTTATGTTGTTGAGCGACGGCTAACAGATCTTTCATATTCATAAGCATGGTTACATCTCCTGTACAGTTTCAGGGCAATCTTTCTTAATAAAACGCAGAATAATGGCGGTCAGTAACGCACCAGCGGCGATAGCAACGACATAGGCCACAACATGGGTAATCACATTGGGAATGAACATCACGAAAACGCCGCCGTGTGGCGCTCTCGACGCACATCCCAACGCCATAGAGAGTGCGCCAGCCAACCCGGATCCCGCGACGATGGCGGGAATAACGCGGAGCGGATCGGCAACGGCATAGGGAATGGCGCCTTCGGTGATAAAGGACAGCCCGAGAACATAGGTCACTTTCCCGGTGTCTCTTTCTTGACAGGTAAATTTGCGACCGAATAACGTGGTGGCCAGCGCAATGCCCAATGGCGGGACCATACCTGCCGCCATGCAGGCAGCAATAGGCTCATAGATACCTGTCGACATTAGGCCAATGGCAAACATGCAGACGGTCTTGTTAAGTGGCCCGCCCATATCGAAGGCCACCATCATGCCAATTAGCAGTCCCATAATTGCGGCATTGGTATTGCCGAGGTTTTCGAGGAACGATGTCAGCGAGTCGAGAAGAAACTTAATCGGTTCGCCAATAACCAGCACCATCAGTGCGCCGGTAATAAACACGCTCAACAATGGCACGATCAAAATAGGCTTAAGGCCTGCGACGGATTTGGGGAGGTTAATGTATTTAACAATAACCAGTGTGACGTACCCGGCTAAAAAACCTGCCAGCAAAGCCCCCAGGAAACCTGACCCGGTTTGTATGGCCATCATGCCGCCTACTGCGCCGGATACGATCCCCATATTGCCGCTGATCGATTTACTGATCCCGAGCGAGAGGATTGGGAGCATCAGGGCAAAGGCGGCACCGCCTCCGATATCCGACAGCATTTTTGCCAGTGGGCTGAAGTTGGCATCGCCGGGCGTTGCTGCCGTAATACCAAATGAGAAGCTCAGTGCGATGAGAATGCCGCCCGCAACAACGAACGGGATCATCAGATTAACGCCGGTGATCAGATGAATATAAATCTGAGAAATAAGCGATTTATCTTTATCGGCTTTGGACGGTTCCTGCTCAGTCCCGGATTCAAGGTGTCGCTCAGGCTGTAATTCCCCGGAGATAATCTCATCCAGTAAGCCTGCGGCATCTTTCGCGGCGCGCGTCACTGAAACCCGAATAATGTTTTTGTTATGAAAGCGGCTAAGGTCGATGACCTTATCCGCAGCAATTAAAACAATATCGGCCTGGCGGATATCGTCATCGGTAAAAATATATTCACTTTCAACAGCACCCTGCGTTTCGACAAGGATAGGGATACCCTTTTTAAGGGCGTTCTTTTTAAGATTGGCTTCTGCAAGGTAAGTATGTGCAACGCCTGTTGGACAGGCGGTAATCGCAATTATTTTCATTTTATTCTCCTTGTGAAGAAACTACTCTCCGGTATTATTAATAATTAACCGGTAGAGTTCCTCTTGCGAACTGGCATTAAGTAATTTCTCAACAACATCATCATCCCCTAATGCTATAGATATACGAGCCAGAACTTTGATATGTCCAGCTCCGCTGTCTGCCTCTTTTACCGCAAAAAGAATAACCAGTTTTACATCGGAACTGTCCATTGTTTCCCAATCGACCGTATCCTGCAGTTTGGCAACGGCTATTCTTGTTTCACTCACCCATCGGGACTTCCCATGTGGAATGGCTATCTGATTTTCAAAACCGGTCGACCCCAGGGATTCTCGCGCAAGGACATCGTTAATAAACCCTTGTTTATTATCAATAATGCCTTCATCGCAAAGTGACTGAGTCAATTGCTCAATGACATCTATTTTGCTTGTCGCCTGCATGTCAGTAATAACGCAGGCTTTACTTAACAGATCGCTGATCACTATTTTATCTAACATGCTATTTCTCCTGGATATGGCGTTCGGCGAATAAGGTTTCCGTCACCCGAATAATGTCTTTGGCTGAAAACAGCGCGGAAACATAGGCTACAGGAATCATCATTTCCTCTATCCGTATGGTTGAAATGATTAAGTCACATTGTTTCTCAGCCAGTGTTTTTTTCAGTCTGCTTCCAGGAACAATATCGATAATCTCCCAGTCAGGAAATGCTTTAGTAATCCGACTATAGAGAAGTTGAGATGTTCCTACGCCGCTTGAACAGACAAGAATAATTTTCTTATTTTCTTTTACCTTTTCTATGGCAGCCTGAATGTACACGGTTAAATAGGCAACCTCATCTTCAGACGGGGGATCGTGTTTACTGTTCTTATTCATCGTCAGAGTCGCGTCTCTGACCGCAACAAAGACGGGTGAAAGCTCTTTCTTTATTTCGTCCAGTAATGGGTTATGGATGATGATCCTAAAAGACAGGCGATTTAGCATCGGTTTAATATGCATCACCAGCGAGTTCAGTAATGTCTGGTCAGAGATCAAATCACATTTTAGCGACTGAGAGAGTAGGCTGGTGAGCTGGATTGCATAATCCAGCGCTTCTTTGTCGTGCAGCCCTCTGGCTGATGGTACAGTATGCTCGGGATGTTTCCCGGATGAAACAAGATATTGATAGATATAGTTCACCTCAATTGCCGGGAAGGTGAAGGCATATTTTTGCTCAAGCCAGATGATGGCTTTTTCAGCAATAAGCCATTCTTTACTATTATGTGCCTGTACCGGGTCATTAGGTGGGCGGTTATTTCTCTTCTCCATTCGTCGGATCGTGACCAGCAAATGTGAGAAAAGATTGGTGTAATAGGGTTCGCTAATGGCACACCCTAATTCATCCTCTATATAGGTGATGAGATTGATACAGTTGGAGACGCTGTCCTGGCCAAATTCATTGATCAATTGCACCCGGGAGAATCTGTCGATTCTGCTGTCCGTCATTTGATAGTTGCATAAAACACTATGGGTAATGATCTCCTTGAGGGCCATGCGAATATCATAATCCGTGCCTTCAATAAATGTTCCCGTACGGTTTTTTATCATCAGCAGAGCAAAGCATGCGACCCAGCGCTCTATCTTGTTTAAATCTTCCACAATAGAAGAACGACTGATGAAGTATTTTTCTGATAAAAAACTGATGGACAGCGGTGAGGGTGAATGTGTCAGTA comes from the Citrobacter amalonaticus genome and includes:
- a CDS encoding ketose-bisphosphate aldolase, producing the protein MLMNMKDLLAVAQQHKFGVGAFNIASAEFARVVIDVAEKLRSPVILEVHPDEHDFTGDEFIYYLQELAIKAMVPVVIHLDHGQTLEQIMRAIRTGYTSVMIDASALPLEENIAITRRVTEVAHAAGISVEAELGTIGVAQGSGEGGHAEILYTDPQQAEQFVNETGVDTLAVAIGTSHGLYPAGKQPKLDIERLKAIKQRLSIPLVLHGGSGNKDEEVAESIQYGVGKINISSDMKKAFFVALEDELKSGSHEPNALFIKPMESAKAIVVHKMNLFSSIGKAALYR
- a CDS encoding PTS fructose transporter subunit IIC; translation: MKIIAITACPTGVAHTYLAEANLKKNALKKGIPILVETQGAVESEYIFTDDDIRQADIVLIAADKVIDLSRFHNKNIIRVSVTRAAKDAAGLLDEIISGELQPERHLESGTEQEPSKADKDKSLISQIYIHLITGVNLMIPFVVAGGILIALSFSFGITAATPGDANFSPLAKMLSDIGGGAAFALMLPILSLGISKSISGNMGIVSGAVGGMMAIQTGSGFLGALLAGFLAGYVTLVIVKYINLPKSVAGLKPILIVPLLSVFITGALMVLVIGEPIKFLLDSLTSFLENLGNTNAAIMGLLIGMMVAFDMGGPLNKTVCMFAIGLMSTGIYEPIAACMAAGMVPPLGIALATTLFGRKFTCQERDTGKVTYVLGLSFITEGAIPYAVADPLRVIPAIVAGSGLAGALSMALGCASRAPHGGVFVMFIPNVITHVVAYVVAIAAGALLTAIILRFIKKDCPETVQEM
- a CDS encoding BglG family transcription antiterminator; translated protein: MKVLSKRQISLVNRLAHENGWLTTAQAAKILNISVSTLRRDVEAINLFFADKDSVILSRPGLGLKLDAHDIVSLPATSGDEHVVNILKSKRLVGIATDLLTHSPSPLSISFLSEKYFISRSSIVEDLNKIERWVACFALLMIKNRTGTFIEGTDYDIRMALKEIITHSVLCNYQMTDSRIDRFSRVQLINEFGQDSVSNCINLITYIEDELGCAISEPYYTNLFSHLLVTIRRMEKRNNRPPNDPVQAHNSKEWLIAEKAIIWLEQKYAFTFPAIEVNYIYQYLVSSGKHPEHTVPSARGLHDKEALDYAIQLTSLLSQSLKCDLISDQTLLNSLVMHIKPMLNRLSFRIIIHNPLLDEIKKELSPVFVAVRDATLTMNKNSKHDPPSEDEVAYLTVYIQAAIEKVKENKKIILVCSSGVGTSQLLYSRITKAFPDWEIIDIVPGSRLKKTLAEKQCDLIISTIRIEEMMIPVAYVSALFSAKDIIRVTETLFAERHIQEK
- a CDS encoding PTS sugar transporter subunit IIA, with product MLDKIVISDLLSKACVITDMQATSKIDVIEQLTQSLCDEGIIDNKQGFINDVLARESLGSTGFENQIAIPHGKSRWVSETRIAVAKLQDTVDWETMDSSDVKLVILFAVKEADSGAGHIKVLARISIALGDDDVVEKLLNASSQEELYRLIINNTGE